Proteins encoded by one window of Rutidosis leptorrhynchoides isolate AG116_Rl617_1_P2 chromosome 7, CSIRO_AGI_Rlap_v1, whole genome shotgun sequence:
- the LOC139859849 gene encoding uncharacterized protein, giving the protein MHTDGACGPEGAGAGIVLKSPEGEEYTFALQFSFPVTNNEAKYEALLSGMRVVKYLEVKELSVYVDSQLVANQFNEIFEAHDESMQKYLKLVQELAVDFDLFQITQVSRTLNKKADALSKLAALTFNHFKKEIWVEEVKVKFIEEDSVSAAVEEEEQSWMTPIVEFLSKGTLPIDSTEVRKIKMKAPMYLLDKGVIYRKSFLGPHLRCLNPP; this is encoded by the coding sequence ATGCACACAGATGGGGCTTGTGGTCCAGAAGGCGCAGGGGCAGGAATAGTCCTAAAAAGTCCAGAAGGAGAAGAATATACCTTCGCGCTGCAATTTAGCTTCCCCGTCACAAACAATGAAGCTAAGTATGAAGCGTTGTTATCTGGAATGCGGGTAGTAAAATATCTGGAAGTAAAAGAACTGTCAGTATATGTTGATTCGCAGTTAGTTGCAAACCAATTCAACGAAATATTTGAAGCACATGATGAATCAATGCAAAAATATCTAAAACTTGTGCAAGAACTGGCGGTAGACTTTGACTTATTCCAGATAACTCAGGTTTCAAGAACGTTGAACAAAAAAGCGGATGCACTCAGTAAGTTAGCCGCCTTAACATTCAAccattttaagaaagaaatttgggtTGAGGAAGTTAAAGTAAAATTTATTGAGGAAGACAGTGTATCCGCCGCAGTTGAAGAAGAGGAGCAGAGTTGGATGACACCAATAGTAGAATTTCTAAGCAAAGGCACATTGCCAATAGATTCAACTGAAGTAAGAAAGATTAAGATGAAAGCACCAATGTATTTGTTAGATAAAGGAGTTATATACAGAAAGTCTTTTCTGGGACCCCATTTGCGGTGTCTTAATCCACCTTAA